The nucleotide sequence AGGCTGCCGAAGCGGTTCCGGAAGCGTGTGATCTGGTCGCCTTTCACGGCGTCACGGTGCTGACCGGTCCAGGCAGGATGGGATTTGGGATCAATATCCAGACGCAGGGTATCGCCTGCCTTGCCCAGCGTGCTGCGGGTCTTGAAGGACGATCCGTCGGTCATGACAACTGTGATCTCGTGATAGTCGGGATGAATGTTCTGTTTCATGGCTGCACCTGCTGGAATGAGGGGCCCTTATAGCCGGGGAAGGCCTAGAATGCAAGATACAGTCGTTCCAGATAAATTCCACATGGTTTTGTCATCCTGAAGGAGCGAAGCGACTGAAGGATCTTTTGTCGCCTGAAGAAAGATCCTTCGACTTCGCATCCTTTCAGGATGCTCTGCTCAGGATGACAGGAGCAACAAAAAACCCCTCCCGGAGGAGGGGTTTCTGCAAAAACCATATTGGCCGGTGATCAGGGAGGGGCACCGCCTGTACCGCCGCCTCCACCTCCCCCACCACCAGGGCGGGTGTTCCGGGCAATCTCGTCGAGAAGGGGCGTTTGCCGATCAGGACCGGGAGCCGGCCGTCTGGACCCCCCTGCCTGGATCAAACCCTGGGCAGCGGTCGTTGTGGCTGCAGCCCCGGCCATGGCTGTATGGGTGAAGTTCTGCAGCTCATTGGTATCTCTCCAGGACGGACCGCCAATCCACCGCAGCGAATGCTCGGGGAACAGGTCAATCAGATGGAAGCAGGCGTTGGCCACCGTATATCCCGCCACCGCATAGACGATGGTGAACATGAACTTGGCCATTGCGCTGCCGGTGCTGAACCCGCCCACCGCCGCTGTGAAGACGGGATTCAGGATCCCGATGGCTATCGAGAACATCATCATGGCCGCCACCATGCCGATAATCAGCATGATCGGGCGCAGGAACAGGTTCAGGGCATACATGTACGCCTGCCGGGCCATGGGGCCGGGCAGCCCCTCACCCTCCGTATTCATGTGCGCCAGGGCGATCAGGGGAATGGCCACCAAGCCTTCCAGCAGCATGACCAGCCACGAGATAACGCCGAAGAAAAACCTCATGACCGGAATCAGGGGCAACACATAGGACAGGGCAAACCCGGCCGCAAACCCCGTGGACATGGCCAGTGTTGCAAACCCCGTGGCGGGTGACCCCCCGGCCGTGCCGCCCGTCAGGATCACCATCGTCAGGGCTATCCCCATACCATACAGGTTCATGGTCTGCAGGGAATGCCCCAGGGTCACCATAGACGCCATGGGATTGGCGCTGCTGTAGGTAAAGAACAGCCAGCTGTTGCCATTGCCCATACCGGCCTGTTTGAACATTGCCTCGAAGAGCTTGTCCAAGAAACCTTCTGCGGCTTTCTTGAAATGCTCAAGCCAGCATTTTATATCGGCCGCACATTCAAACTGTCCGGATTCTATCATTTCCCCTATCTTGTACCCGAAATCGTAAGGCAGCAGGGCAAGCTTGGCAAGACCTGACAGGACATCCCTCCCTGTCTCGTCCAATGTTGCTGGTGCCCGGACCTTGGGTTTGTCCATAGTGGCCTTGGCAAGCGCCGAGGCTTTTCCTGCGCCGGCCACAAAATAGGTCATGGCGCGGGTCCAGCCCCGGTCGGGCGCATTCTGGGCCGCCTCCAGCTCGGCCTTCAGCTGCGCACGGGCCTGGGCATGGGCCTGGGTCATTTCCTGGCGGAATTCGTTGTTCAGTCCCTCAAGCTTTTTCAGCTCCTCGACCGCAGCCTGCTCCACAGTCGCCTCGCTGACCCTCAGGGGCGTACTGTCCTTTCGCCGGCTGGTCAGGTCGGCCGCCGCATAGGCTCCCGGTTTGAGCTTGGTGACCTTGTCCATGAAAATGCTGCGCTTGGCAGCCTTGAAATTCTGCAGAAAAGGACTGTCGCCAGGTGAAGCCTTGTCCAGTTCAATAGTACCGCATGCTGTGGGATCCTCTGTCGTTCCAAAGTACATAAACGTAGCGCCCTCACGCTCGTCGGTCCCGAAAGTAGTTTCGAGCGACTTGCCATAATTGGCGGAATTGGGAACGTTGGCGCCCTTCAGGCTGCTTCGTTTTGCGGCCAGTTCATTCTTTTTCTGCTTGACGCATTTCAGAGCCTCGAAAGCGTTCACAAGCTGGGGCTGCACGTCCGGAATGGGGGCCTGGGCTGCCTCATAGGCCATGTTGCGGGCATTCTGCGTAAACACTGCCCAGACGTTGGACCCCAGGCCGGCGCCCCAGCGGGCCACGTTCAGAATCATGTACTGGCCGGTGTTCAGTCCGCCGCCGATGGGAATCAGCAGAAGAAGGGCGAAGACCAGGCGGATGGGGGACCAGACCATGTTGTGGCGCTTGCCGAACGGCACGCCGTGGTGCGCCGTCTCGATGGTCATGGCCACCAGATAGTACAGCAGGATGATGGACGCCAGGATCAGGATCGCGGTGCTGTACATGGACAG is from Pseudomonadota bacterium and encodes:
- a CDS encoding DotA/TraY family protein, with product GGGGEGRMIRLFPAKGSTTRKTLGVMFSPGIGRGIGNIASTLRLFVQVIGMILADAGLVPRNHPLITGEDKDRGAFIRLVKLAWSNVKFDKAHVRPAAVFLAVVLGLALFVITLAAVLVKMAMGLNSAFAAPGSLFVPPDPGADASLGFIRTVFGTDGARIASGGGVLQQGLRQMLSMYSTAILILASIILLYYLVAMTIETAHHGVPFGKRHNMVWSPIRLVFALLLLIPIGGGLNTGQYMILNVARWGAGLGSNVWAVFTQNARNMAYEAAQAPIPDVQPQLVNAFEALKCVKQKKNELAAKRSSLKGANVPNSANYGKSLETTFGTDEREGATFMYFGTTEDPTACGTIELDKASPGDSPFLQNFKAAKRSIFMDKVTKLKPGAYAAADLTSRRKDSTPLRVSEATVEQAAVEELKKLEGLNNEFRQEMTQAHAQARAQLKAELEAAQNAPDRGWTRAMTYFVAGAGKASALAKATMDKPKVRAPATLDETGRDVLSGLAKLALLPYDFGYKIGEMIESGQFECAADIKCWLEHFKKAAEGFLDKLFEAMFKQAGMGNGNSWLFFTYSSANPMASMVTLGHSLQTMNLYGMGIALTMVILTGGTAGGSPATGFATLAMSTGFAAGFALSYVLPLIPVMRFFFGVISWLVMLLEGLVAIPLIALAHMNTEGEGLPGPMARQAYMYALNLFLRPIMLIIGMVAAMMMFSIAIGILNPVFTAAVGGFSTGSAMAKFMFTIVYAVAGYTVANACFHLIDLFPEHSLRWIGGPSWRDTNELQNFTHTAMAGAAATTTAAQGLIQAGGSRRPAPGPDRQTPLLDEIARNTRPGGGGGGGGGTGGAPP